A portion of the Aricia agestis chromosome 1, ilAriAges1.1, whole genome shotgun sequence genome contains these proteins:
- the LOC121726617 gene encoding uncharacterized protein LOC121726617 yields MCPSTPTSRRRIIARKHNLTPNCARLYHEFAKSRKQLRFSVRARRALKFSKEMSFEKLTANMNPLAKKMMWMQIKQCPKKMKGRRFTDEEKLISLAIMKQSPKCYKFLHKIFILPSKHTLNKMIAKLNIESGVNSHIMEAVKKEVDSWQDNKKYCSVLFDEVALETELNYDKHKDVIDGFVELNERTNDFADHALVFMLRGAVYKWQQPLVFYFCKGATSSQTLKSIIKNVICAVGQSGLLPIALVCDQGSAFQSAVKSLKVDTRRDQIKGGKPLDDVIVVNNHTLSVFYDPPHLIKGIRNNFLTKNIKFEGKIAKWEDIVDVYKTDCNHTEMRLLHKLNDEHVIPDKIKKMKVKNCVRALSKTVAATLCYTAQFSHYTNGERVSKTLQNTAEIVSFFDDLFDSVN; encoded by the exons ATGTGTCCATCAACACCAACATCAAGACGACGTATTATTGCACGAAAGCATAACCTTACACCCAATTGTGCCAGACTATACCACGAATTTGCTAAGTCTCGTAAGCAACTACGATTCAGTGTGAGAGCAAGACGAGCTTTGAAATTCTCGAAAGAAATGTCTTTCGAAAAATTAACAGCCAACATGAACCCGCTGGCAAAAAAAATGATGTGGATGCAAATAAAGCAATGCCCAAAAAAAATGAAGGGAAGACGTTTTACAGATGAGGAAAAATTAATATCATTGGCTATTATGAAACAAAGCCCTAAATGCTACaaatttttgcataaaatatttattttgccaTCGAAGCAcacattaaataaaatgatagcaaaattaaatattgaatcTGGTGTTAATAGCCACATTATGGAAGCTGTGAAAAAAGAG GTTGACTCGTGGCAAGATAATAAAAAGTACTGCTCAGTGTTATTTGATGAAGTGGCATTGGAAACAGAATTGAATTATGACAAGCATAAAGATGTTATAGATGGGTTTGTGGAACTCAACGAACGCACAAATGATTTCGCTGACCATGCATTAGTCTTTATGCTACGGGGTGCTGTCTATAAATGGCAGCAACCCTTAGTTTTCTACTTTTGCAAAGGAGCAACGTCCAGTCAGACTCTGAAAAGCATTATCAAAAATGTCATCTGTGCTGTTGGGCAGTCAGGATTACTACCAATAGCTCTGGTATGTGATCAGGGCTCTGCATTCCAATCGGCAGTGAAAAGTCTTAAAGTAGATACACGAAGGGATCAAATTAAAGGAGGAAAACCTTTAG atGACGTCATCGTGGTAAATAACCACACATTGAGTGTCTTTTATGACCCTCCACACCTCATAAAGGGcataagaaataattttttaacaaaaaatattaaatttgagGGTAAAATAGCCAAGTGGGAAGACATTGTGGATGTGTATAAAACTGACTGCAACCATACCGAGATGAGGTTGTTGCACAAATTAAATGACGAACATGTTATACCtgacaaaataaagaaaatgaag gTCAAGAACTGCGTACGTGCCTTGAGCAAAACAGTTGCAGCCACATTATGTTATACAGCACAATTTT CACACTATACTAATGGAGAAAGAGTGAGCAAAACTCTACAAAATACAGCGGagattgtttcattttttgatGATCTATTTGATTCTGTAAATTGA
- the LOC121725492 gene encoding tyrosine-protein phosphatase non-receptor type 23: protein MEAVPKVQLLSFELKVSPESTHFGPKLKQYIAEAYREDPDSYGNELHQLEGLRSAAVRPTIDSAGLCSLTRYFCQLRAMQSRFPMNKGQPAACTFAWKDLYANMNCSLADIKFEMACILYNIGALHTQLGSSEPRNSPDSLKVCCQHFQHAAWAFQQLREQYPQPSGADLCHEIVRLLQEICYAQAQECILEKSIQDTRKSSVIGSVATQVLHFYKSSFAMLGPTKDSESVNEIVGQKLHNFWYRYISFKMSYVGSIVCLYQGMNAEEQQKMGERLAYYQLAVDRLGEARKLAKYIEPVQVTQEALTFTNDVIEGKKKAAKNENEFIYHEEVPDKDLLSELKPVCLVKPVPINFNDPEISGPDIFSRLVPIGAHEASSLYSEEKAKLLRHVIGLTDAKNTELTEFMSSLQLDQLDVLDSDQKIPQEIVDRCAAMNAKSEIIQTLVDSMNSLAEIISDVEHSLEEIKTLIQEETMKEKEYQKQMGPRPPSIVQTEISREYHKYQEAHLRTNESNQVLHKAMTLHIANLRLLSQPLEVLEHKIPSIENIEGLDRDSMKEMRRVVGKAREMQRQRDGLVQQLRAAVAADDVTAQLLQRPQDPPDEIFKAELEKHTPTVKIIEQNLAAQENIINKLTSLYASYGDSRRLLSEVLRKREGLINALITSYDSHAELLGKSQKGLEFYRKLAHNVGGLLARLRSVCQVHREERAQMMARQEAPKSTPSSAAKVIDAVPTPASGAPLKLKDYLPYMKNRGMARGSIPQVQPEALPADTYYPETIYPTSVRPTPVGSEATELTPPSIPDGVVMPQMQNVQNPYAKYGASYGTDSDTYAQVKYAHPSQYIKPEDIHSPYTPSQYSTQMTDPQIYTNPYYSATNNTTTSVTESQDSYSNQTMAQPPTHPTQYNPYMQNPANIPEQSTSMYNPVSQDFNASFSQMQISAKPDPNSQDYSQTYYSVQYPQMYTSNTQTYSNAGQKFNTNTTGQMSNEYSSNYPYTSGTSTQLDQNAVNSPAVPDMAYSASSVPGQNVPSSYAAMSQSTTNVTNQMQNINTANNAMAYPNTFNQTPNSAVQNDPYSYSNISQVQNPSNSMMNITGQNVSVAGNSGVEQNPSITNQMSNYANYTSVQQAMPNVSNPASNVAMNMNVSASMPYVSNPYSVEQQYSFANAYDNVSQPYVYSTVQNSVTTTTNANTTTFSTGQTYMQNEPSSYVDPNLSQFDALDKPIKSHVTGQALSNMPSMQQYSSVGYQTDQSISQVNQPNVHQSNQQNYGQTFQDQNTNQVNQPNLQQGNQQSYGQTFQDQSSSQVNQPNLQQGNQQNYGQTFQDQSSSQVNQPSLQQSNQQNYGQTFQNHPGYTFNPATGAYEYTYGSQNSYTSYDTSQTNLNQSVANEQNFNTHGVYSSAGTCETMQSPSENPQQNTSNSDNNQIYYNLPYGYQTVTNQSYEPSPSMPVSTNYGANMNNSTYMQSGQAPDTSVTYASNDQVQTQKESVSQPSNVETTQSTSDGTTKSVSQGHEKKAELPAAPTLDQQSEPSTFDLLSDIDFTVEQKPLTPDIKVPQISEKVIVKPTVIPKVEPVKPNIQKEEVIERPPKKDLFADPSLLNKFTQEVKDLQRLTDTLSIKTSNGLTVLESKWKTYQDIQVKENSNRSKKMALKHTRDNIVTAVVPYDDSRLTLKSDSDVYINATYYKQLSPWCIPLVIAKCPNENETAVFWKAVLENKIACIICLQTEIEMQGEFYWPTAKGQSLELRNGPKVTLEEVKCNVHWTERKLRLSLENTELSVTHYQINVYPAKVVCSPLVLLADRTLGLTYEGRDAPLTACVQCGAGAGRSVAFALLLLAMCQVRAGYPTLIDTLDMACMSLARHRTNVMEDPKFLADAYRTVLFYAQGVLCSGTTSFNGETVAVPSGASVLPPTPVTPAPSSSSQRNKFSRESFEEMKQAPGLKSGDMKDPLNFLDPLWSLKKK from the exons atggaGGCTGTGCCGAAGGTGCAACTTTTGAGCTTTGAGCTAAAAGTGAGCCCAGAGAGTACTCATTTTGGCCCGAAGTTAAAACAG TATATTGCTGAAGCATATCGAGAAGACCCCGACAGCTACGGAAATGAGTTGCACCAACTAGAAGGTCTGCGATCTGCAGCCGTAAGACCAACTATTGATTCTGCTGGCCTATGCTCCCTGACTAGGTATTTCTGCCAACTTCGAGCCATGCAGAGTAGATTTCCGATGAACAAGGGCCAGCCCGCGGCTTGTACTTTCGCctg GAAAGACCTTTATGCCAATATGAATTGCTCACTAGCAGATATTAAGTTTGAAAtggcatgtatattgtataatattggaGCCCTACACACCCAGCTAGGTTCCTCTGAACCTAGGAATAGCCCAGACAGCTTAAAAGTATGCTGTCAACATTTTCAACATGCTGCTTGGGCATTTCAACAATTGAGAGAGCAGTATCCACAACCTTCAGGAGCAGATCTCTGTCATGAAATAGTTAGGCTACTGCAAGAAATATGCTATGCCCAAGCTCAAGAATGCATTTTAGAAAAAAGCATACAAGATACAAGAAAATCAAGTGTTATTG GATCAGTTGCTACACAGGTGCTACACTTTTATAAATCTAGTTTTGCAATGCTTGGACCAACTAAAGACTCAGAGAGTGTAAATGAGATTGTTGGGCAGAAATTGCATAATTTTTGGTACCGCTACATCTCTTTCAAAATGTCTTATGTTGGTTCCATTGTCTGTTTGTACCAAg GCATGAATGCAGAAGAGCAGCAAAAAATGGGTGAAAGATTGGCATATTATCAGTTGGCCGTGGATAGACTGGGAGAAGCCAGGAAGCTAGCCAAGTACATTGAACCTGTACAAGTGACACAAGAAGCTTTGACATTCACAAATGATGTAATTGAGGGCAAGAAGAAGGCTGCAAAGAATGAGAATGAGTTTATTTACCATGAAGAAGTGCCAGACAAGGACTTGCTTTCGGAGCTCAAGCCCGTGTGCTTGGTGAAACCTGTCCCCATCAACTTCAATGATCCTGAG ATATCAGGACCCGACATTTTCTCCAGACTTGTCCCAATAGGAGCACATGAAGCATCATCTTTGTACTCTGAAGAGAAAGCTAAATTGTTGCGTCATGTGATTGGACTCACAGATGCAAAGAACACTGAACTGACAGAATTCATGTCTTCGTTACAACTTGATCAATTAGATGTTTTGGATTCTGATCAAAA GATTCCACAAGAAATTGTAGATAGGTGTGCTGCAATGAATGCCAAATCTGAAATCATTCAAACTTTGGTCGATTCAATGAACAGTTTAGCTGAAATCATCAGTGACGTAGAACACTCTCTTGAAGAAATTAAAACACTCATTCAA GAAGAAACAATGAAGGAAAAGGAATATCAGAAGCAAATGGGTCCTCGACCACCTTCAATAGTTCAGACGGAGATATCCCGGGAGTATCATAAGTATCAGGAGGCACACTTGCGAACAAACGAGTCAAACCAAGTGTTACATAAGGCTATGACGCTGCATATCGCGAATTTGCGCCTCCTATCCCAACCTCTCGAAGTTCTTGAACATAAGATACCAAGTATTGAAAATATTG AGGGTCTAGATCGCGACTCGATGAAGGAGATGCGTCGCGTGGTGGGCAAGGCGCGGGAGATGCAGCGGCAGCGCGACGGGCTAGTGCAGCAGCTGCGTGCCGCCGTCGCCGCCGATGACGTCACGGCGCAGCTGCTACAGCGCCCGCAGGACCCGCCCGACGAGATATTCAAGGCAGAGCTCGAGAAGCACACGCCCACG GTAAAAATCATCGAACAAAACCTTGCCGCTCAGGAGAATATAATCAACAAGCTGACGTCACTGTATGCGTCGTACGGTGACTCCAGACGACTTCTTTCGGAGGTGCTGAGGAAACGCGAGGGACTTATAAATG CGCTGATAACCTCGTACGACTCCCACGCGGAGCTGCTGGGCAAGTCGCAGAAGGGCCTGGAGTTCTACCGCAAGCTGGCGCACAACGTGGGCGGGCTGCTGGCGCGCCTGCGCAGCGTGTGCCAGGTGCACCGCGAGGAGCGCGCGCAGATGATGGCCAGGCAGGAGG CTCCAAAGTCTACGCCTTCTTCAGCGGCAAAAGTCATTGATGCCGTTCCAACACCAGCCAGTGGCGCACCCCTGAAACTTAAGGACTACCTACCCTACATGAAGAACAGAGGAATGGCAAGGGGCTCGATTCCACAAG TTCAACCAGAAGCCTTGCCAGCGGATACATATTACCCGGAAACTATTTATCCGACATCAGTACGACCTACACCAGTCGGCTCCGAAG CGACAGAATTAACTCCTCCCAGTATACCAGATGGCGTAGTTATGCCCCAAATGCAAAATGTGCAAAATCCTTACGCCAAATACGGAGCTAGCTATGGAACAGATTCAGACACTTACGCCCAAGTTAAATATGCCCATCCTAGCCAATATATAAAGCCCGAAGATATACACTCCCCTTACACACCATCGCAGTATTCGACCCAAATGACGGACCCCCAAATATACACGAACCCTTACTACTCAGCGACGAACAACACGACTACTTCTGTCACTGAATCCCAAGACTCCTATTCGAACCAAACGATGGCACAACCTCCTACTCATCCCACTCAATACAACCCATACATGCAAAATCCAGCAAACATTCCAGAACAGAGCACTTCTATGTATAACCCAGTGAGTCAAGACTTCAACGCGAGCTTCTCGCAGATGCAGATTTCTGCGAAACCTGATCCAAACTCCCAGGACTACTCTCAAACGTATTACAGCGTTCAGTACCCGCAGATGTATACTTCGAACACCCAGACTTACAGCAATGCTGGTCAAAAGTTCAACACTAATACTACTGGGCAAATGTCAAATGAGTACAGCTCCAACTACCCATACACCAGTGGAACTTCCACGCAATTAGACCAAAATGCTGTCAATAGTCCAGCAGTTCCAGATATGGCCTACTCTGCTTCGAGTGTACCGGGCCAAAATGTACCTAGCTCTTACGCAGCTATGTCTCAATCTACGACAAATGTAACTAATCAAATGCAAAACATAAATACGGCTAATAATGCAATGGCATATCCCAACACGTTTAACCAAACTCCGAATAGTGCCGTACAAAATGATCCTTACTCTTATTCCAACATTTCTCAAGTGCAAAACCCTTCAAATTCCATGATGAATATAACCGGTCAAAACGTTTCCGTTGCGGGCAACAGCGGAGTCGAACAGAATCCTAGTATTACAAATCAAATGTCAAACTACGCCAACTATACGAGTGTTCAGCAGGCTATGCCAAATGTGTCAAATCCGGCTTCAAACGTTGCCATGAATATGAACGTGTCGGCTTCTATGCCATACGTCTCTAACCCTTACAGCGTGGAGCAGCAATATTCCTTTGCAAATGCGTACGACAACGTTTCCCAACCCTACGTTTATTCCACGGTCCAAAACTCAGTCACTACAACAACGAATGCAAACACAACAACATTCAGTACCGGTCAGACTTACATGCAAAACGAACCATCCTCCTACGTTGACCCGAATCTGTCGCAATTCGATGCTCTCGATAAGCCAATAAAATCCCACGTAACTGGGCAGGCTCTATCGAACATGCCGAGTATGCAACAGTACTCGTCAGTCGGTTATCAGACAGATCAAAGTATTAGTCAAGTAAATCAGCCCAATGTTCACCaaagtaatcaacaaaactatGGCCAAACATTCCAAGATCAAAATACTAATCAAGTAAATCAACCGAACCTTCAGCAAGGTAATCAGCAAAGCTATGGCCAAACATTTCAAGATCAAAGTAGTAGTCAAGTAAATCAACCGAACCTTCAGCAAGGTAATCAGCAAAACTATGGCCAAACATTTCAAGATCAAAGTAGTAGTCAAGTAAATCAACCGAGCCTTCAGCaaagtaatcaacaaaactatGGCCAGACATTCCAAAATCATCCCGGCTATACTTTCAACCCCGCAACGGGAGCGTACGAGTATACTTACGGTTCGCAAAATTCTTACACGAGCTACGACACGAGCCAGACTAATTTGAACCAATCCGTGGCGAacgaacaaaattttaatacacACGGAGTGTATAGTAGTGCTGGAACGTGCGAAACCATGCAATCGCCCTCCGAAAATCCACAACAGAACACCTCGAATTCAGACAACAACCaaatatattacaatttaccTTACGGGTACCAAACCGTCACAAACCAGTCCTACGAACCGTCTCCGTCCATGCCCGTGTCGACGAACTACGGGGCGAACATGAACAACTCGACTTACATGCAGTCTGGCCAGGCTCCAGATACGAGTGTCACATACGCTAGTAACGACCAAG TTCAAACGCAGAAAGAGTCTGTCTCACAACCGAGTAACGTTGAAACTACACAAAGTACTAGCGACGGAACTACAAAAAGTGTATCACAAGGACATGAAAAAAAAGCAGAATTACCTGCGGCACCTACTTTGGATCAACAATCGGAACCATCGACGTTTGATTTACTATCAGACATCGATTTTACAGTAGAACAAAAGCCACTGACACCCGATATAAAAGTGCCGCAGATTTCTGAAAAAGTTATTGTAAAACCGACCGTTATTCCGAAAGTTGAACCTGTAAAACCGAATATACAGAAGGAAGAGGTTATAGAGCGACCACCTAAAAAGGATCTTTTTGCCGATCCAAGTCTGCTTAATAAGTTCACTCAAGAAGTCAAAGACTTGCAGCGATTGACTGATACTTTAAGTATAAAGACTTCGAATGGTTTAACAGTATTAGAATCTAAATGGAAAACTTATCAAGATATTCAG GTTAAAGAAAATAGTAATAGATCTAAGAAAATGGCTTTGAAACACACTCGAGACAACATAGTGACTGCTGTTGTGCCTTATGATGACTCTAGACTGACTCTGAAGTCTGATTCTGATGTTTACATTAATGCCACATATTATAAg caaTTGTCTCCATGGTGCATTCCTCTAGTGATAGCAAAATGTCCTAACGAAAACGAAACGGCAGTGTTTTGGAAAGctgttttagaaaataaaatagccTGTATTATATGTCTACAAACCGAAATCGAG ATGCAAGGCGAGTTTTACTGGCCAACAGCAAAGGGTCAAAGTTTGGAACTGAGGAATGGGCCAAAAGTGACTTTAGAAGAAGTAAAATGCAATGTGCACTGGACTGAGCGAAAATTGAGACTGTCACTTGAAAATACTGAACTTTCTGTGACGCATTACCAAATTAATGTTTATCCTGCCAA GGTTGTATGTTCCCCGCTGGTACTACTTGCGGATCGCACGCTCGGTCTCACGTACGAGGGGCGTGACGCGCCGCTCACTGCGTGCGTACAGTgcggcgcgggggcggggcgTAGCGTGGCATTCGCTCTGCTGCTGCTCGCCATGTGCCAAGTGCGAGCTGGATACCCAACACTTATTG ACACGTTAGATATGGCGTGCATGAGCCTCGCCAGACATCGGACGAATGTTATGGAAGATCCCAAGTTCTTGGCCGACGCTTACAGGACCGTTCTGTTCTACGCGCAAGGTGTTCTGTGCTCAG GAACTACATCGTTCAACGGGGAGACAGTAGCGGTACCGAGCGGCGCGTCTGTCCTACCGCCCACCCCGGTGACACCAGCGCCATCTAGTTCCAGCCAACGGAACAAATTCTCCCGAGAGTCGTTCGAAGAGATGAAACAAGCGCCGGGGCTGAAGAGCGGTGACATGAAAGATCCCCTTAACTTCCTAGACCCACTGTGGAgcttaaagaaaaaataa